Proteins encoded by one window of Sulfurospirillum barnesii SES-3:
- a CDS encoding homoserine dehydrogenase translates to MIKVGIIGVGTVGSHVVKILQENEDIITARSGKKIVPIMGIVRDTRKKRDVSIPLSSNVDDVLENPEIDIVIELMGGVDEAYQIVTRALKNKKAVVTANKALLAYHRYELRDLAGSTPIGYEASVAGGIPIIKALREGLSANHIEAIKGIMNGTCNFILTKMMNEKAEFTDVLKEAQALGYAEADPTFDVGGFDAAHKLLILASIAYGIDVKPEEILIEGIEYINSEDIYFAKEFGYNIKLLTIAKKSGNEVELRVHPALVPMKQMIAKVDGVMNGISVIGDRVGETMYYGPGAGGSATASAVVSDLIDIARHQKNSPMLGFIKPLEKSGLTLMPKNNICTQYYIRATVIDKIGVLSKISEILGKHSISIRSFLQKQDGKREECAVLLFSTHTCKEHDIQNALHELSELEFIEHKPVMIRIEE, encoded by the coding sequence ATGATTAAAGTTGGAATTATTGGGGTTGGAACCGTTGGAAGTCATGTGGTTAAAATTTTACAAGAGAATGAAGATATTATTACCGCACGCAGTGGCAAAAAAATTGTTCCAATTATGGGGATTGTACGGGATACCCGTAAAAAAAGAGATGTTTCTATTCCTCTAAGCTCAAATGTGGATGATGTCCTAGAAAATCCAGAGATTGACATTGTTATTGAGTTAATGGGTGGCGTGGATGAGGCGTACCAAATTGTAACACGAGCGCTTAAAAATAAAAAAGCAGTGGTAACTGCCAATAAGGCATTACTCGCATATCATCGTTATGAATTACGCGATTTAGCAGGCTCTACTCCTATTGGTTACGAGGCAAGTGTTGCGGGCGGAATTCCAATTATTAAAGCACTTCGTGAAGGTCTTAGTGCCAATCATATTGAAGCCATTAAAGGAATTATGAACGGTACATGTAATTTTATTCTGACCAAAATGATGAATGAAAAGGCAGAATTCACCGATGTCCTCAAAGAAGCACAAGCCTTAGGGTATGCAGAAGCTGATCCAACCTTTGATGTGGGTGGCTTTGATGCTGCACATAAATTGTTAATTTTGGCAAGCATTGCCTATGGCATTGATGTCAAACCTGAAGAAATTTTAATTGAAGGCATTGAATATATTAACAGTGAAGATATTTATTTTGCCAAAGAGTTTGGGTATAACATTAAACTTCTGACCATTGCCAAAAAAAGTGGTAACGAAGTAGAACTTCGTGTTCATCCTGCACTGGTTCCTATGAAACAGATGATTGCAAAAGTGGATGGAGTAATGAATGGCATTAGTGTGATTGGTGATAGGGTCGGTGAGACCATGTATTATGGACCAGGTGCTGGAGGAAGTGCAACTGCAAGTGCCGTTGTATCAGACTTGATTGATATTGCACGTCACCAAAAAAATTCTCCAATGTTAGGATTTATAAAGCCATTAGAAAAAAGTGGTTTAACATTGATGCCAAAAAATAATATTTGCACCCAATACTACATTCGTGCAACTGTCATAGATAAAATAGGTGTATTATCTAAAATTTCAGAAATTTTAGGGAAGCATTCTATTTCAATTCGAAGTTTTTTACAAAAACAAGATGGAAAAAGAGAGGAGTGTGCTGTATTACTCTTTTCAACACACACGTGTAAAGAGCATGACATTCAAAATGCTTTGCATGAATTGAGTGAGTTAGAATTTATTGAGCATAAGCCAGTCATGATACGTATTGAGGAATAA
- the trxA gene encoding thioredoxin, with product MGKYIELNASNFDSTVAEGVALVDFWAPWCGPCRMIAPVIEELANDFDDKAKICKVNTDEEQDVAIKYGIRSIPTILFFKNGELVDQMIGASSKQVLADKVNSLL from the coding sequence ATGGGAAAATATATAGAGTTAAATGCATCAAATTTTGATAGTACCGTAGCTGAGGGTGTAGCCTTAGTAGACTTTTGGGCACCTTGGTGTGGACCATGTCGTATGATCGCTCCTGTTATCGAAGAGTTGGCTAATGATTTTGATGATAAAGCAAAAATTTGTAAAGTCAATACAGATGAAGAGCAAGATGTTGCAATTAAGTATGGTATCAGATCTATTCCAACAATTCTTTTCTTTAAAAATGGTGAGTTGGTTGACCAAATGATTGGTGCATCGTCCAAACAAGTTTTAGCAGATAAAGTTAATTCACTTCTTTAA
- a CDS encoding YraN family protein, whose translation MSVKIGKEAEERACAYLEDEGYAILERNFYSKFGEIDVIALKESTLHFCEVKYSKRYDPIVRITPAKMQKIIKTIHYYLLTHKTRYDYQMDAILITNEKIEIIKNISY comes from the coding sequence ATGAGTGTAAAGATAGGCAAAGAGGCAGAAGAGAGAGCCTGTGCTTATCTTGAGGATGAAGGGTATGCTATTCTTGAGCGCAATTTTTATTCAAAATTTGGTGAAATAGATGTTATTGCATTAAAAGAAAGCACCCTTCATTTTTGCGAAGTTAAATATTCAAAAAGATATGACCCTATTGTTAGAATTACTCCAGCAAAAATGCAAAAAATCATTAAAACAATTCATTACTATTTGTTAACACATAAGACCAGATATGACTATCAAATGGATGCTATTTTAATAACAAACGAAAAAATTGAAATAATAAAAAATATTAGTTACTAA